From a single Ciconia boyciana chromosome 4, ASM3463844v1, whole genome shotgun sequence genomic region:
- the LOC140651399 gene encoding uncharacterized protein isoform X1, which produces MEVAVSTHKEQMRRDVQRSLLPLFFHLHDRDDSVAQASRETLLGAAKFLKRRQLRKLLETEQTWRVSECLLVEDSSGAEEYLQQSLPYLQSPQEPLREAAVRFTGLAGRQLRDGRQEKLRVIYEALRGKVNDSSLSVSSLALQTLMILDAAVKEPPSAFRLQALCYRLRKAWRRRTLAPGAGWLAVLLELRAELIPGALHTDTTRAAGPAPLPAARGPARHTTPCVVAPRRQLRCRAAKPRGKVKESFCLPCPLQGHPGLDRCPLSAALPFHGKGRLGHEA; this is translated from the exons ATGGAGGTGGCGGTCAGCACCCACAAAGAGCAGATGAGAAGGGACGTGCAGAGGAGCCTCCTGCCCCTGTTCTTCCACCTGCATGACAGGGACGACAGTGTGGCTCAG gcctCTCGGGAAACCCTCCTTGGAGCTGCCAAGTTCCTGAAGCGGAGGCAGCTCAGGAAGCTGCTGGAGACAGAGCAGACATGGAGGGTCAGCGAGTGCCTG CTTGTGGAGGACAGCAGCGGAGCGGAGGAGtacctgcagcagagcctgccgTACCTGCAGAGCCCGCAGGAGCCCTTGCGCGAGGCGGCCGTCAGGTTCACCG GGCTCGCCGGGCGGCAGCTGAGGGATGGGCGCCAGGAGAAGCTCCGGGTCATCTACGAGG CCCTTCGAGGCAAGGTGAATGACAGCAGCCTCTCGGTCTCTTCCCTGGCGCTTCAAACCCTGATGATCCTGGACGCTGCAGTGAAAGAGCCTCCCTCCGCATTCCGCCTGCAAGCCCTGTGCTACCGGCTCCGGAAGGCGTGGAGGAGGAGGACCCTTgccccaggagctggctggctggctgtgctgctggagctgcgTGCAGAGCTGATCCCGGGTGCTCTGCACACTGACACCACCCGAGCAGCGGGACCTGCCCCGTTGCCAGCAGCCCGGGGCCCCGCAAGACACACCACACCCTGCGTCGTGGCCCCAAGGCGCCAGCTGCGCTGCCGGGCTGCGAAACCAAGAGGAAAGGTGAAGGAAAGCttttgcctgccctgccctctccAGGGACATCCCGGCCTGGACAGGTGCCCGCTCTCTGCAGCGCTCCCATTTCACGGGAAGGGGCGGCTGGGCCACGAAGCCTGA
- the LOC140651399 gene encoding uncharacterized protein isoform X3 gives MEVAVSTHKEQMRRDVQRSLLPLFFHLHDRDDSVAQASRETLLGAAKFLKRRQLRKLLETEQTWRVSECLLVEDSSGAEEYLQQSLPYLQSPQEPLREAAVRFTALRGKVNDSSLSVSSLALQTLMILDAAVKEPPSAFRLQALCYRLRKAWRRRTLAPGAGWLAVLLELRAELIPGALHTDTTRAAGPAPLPAARGPARHTTPCVVAPRRQLRCRAAKPRGKVKESFCLPCPLQGHPGLDRCPLSAALPFHGKGRLGHEA, from the exons ATGGAGGTGGCGGTCAGCACCCACAAAGAGCAGATGAGAAGGGACGTGCAGAGGAGCCTCCTGCCCCTGTTCTTCCACCTGCATGACAGGGACGACAGTGTGGCTCAG gcctCTCGGGAAACCCTCCTTGGAGCTGCCAAGTTCCTGAAGCGGAGGCAGCTCAGGAAGCTGCTGGAGACAGAGCAGACATGGAGGGTCAGCGAGTGCCTG CTTGTGGAGGACAGCAGCGGAGCGGAGGAGtacctgcagcagagcctgccgTACCTGCAGAGCCCGCAGGAGCCCTTGCGCGAGGCGGCCGTCAGGTTCACCG CCCTTCGAGGCAAGGTGAATGACAGCAGCCTCTCGGTCTCTTCCCTGGCGCTTCAAACCCTGATGATCCTGGACGCTGCAGTGAAAGAGCCTCCCTCCGCATTCCGCCTGCAAGCCCTGTGCTACCGGCTCCGGAAGGCGTGGAGGAGGAGGACCCTTgccccaggagctggctggctggctgtgctgctggagctgcgTGCAGAGCTGATCCCGGGTGCTCTGCACACTGACACCACCCGAGCAGCGGGACCTGCCCCGTTGCCAGCAGCCCGGGGCCCCGCAAGACACACCACACCCTGCGTCGTGGCCCCAAGGCGCCAGCTGCGCTGCCGGGCTGCGAAACCAAGAGGAAAGGTGAAGGAAAGCttttgcctgccctgccctctccAGGGACATCCCGGCCTGGACAGGTGCCCGCTCTCTGCAGCGCTCCCATTTCACGGGAAGGGGCGGCTGGGCCACGAAGCCTGA
- the LOC140651399 gene encoding uncharacterized protein isoform X2 translates to MTGTTVWLRDPQVPSPRRRCHLPVSAALQASRETLLGAAKFLKRRQLRKLLETEQTWRVSECLLVEDSSGAEEYLQQSLPYLQSPQEPLREAAVRFTGLAGRQLRDGRQEKLRVIYEALRGKVNDSSLSVSSLALQTLMILDAAVKEPPSAFRLQALCYRLRKAWRRRTLAPGAGWLAVLLELRAELIPGALHTDTTRAAGPAPLPAARGPARHTTPCVVAPRRQLRCRAAKPRGKVKESFCLPCPLQGHPGLDRCPLSAALPFHGKGRLGHEA, encoded by the exons ATGACAGGGACGACAGTGTGGCTCAG GGACCCCCAGGTCCCGTCCCCCAGGCGGCGGTGCCATCTCccagtctctgctgctctgcaggcctCTCGGGAAACCCTCCTTGGAGCTGCCAAGTTCCTGAAGCGGAGGCAGCTCAGGAAGCTGCTGGAGACAGAGCAGACATGGAGGGTCAGCGAGTGCCTG CTTGTGGAGGACAGCAGCGGAGCGGAGGAGtacctgcagcagagcctgccgTACCTGCAGAGCCCGCAGGAGCCCTTGCGCGAGGCGGCCGTCAGGTTCACCG GGCTCGCCGGGCGGCAGCTGAGGGATGGGCGCCAGGAGAAGCTCCGGGTCATCTACGAGG CCCTTCGAGGCAAGGTGAATGACAGCAGCCTCTCGGTCTCTTCCCTGGCGCTTCAAACCCTGATGATCCTGGACGCTGCAGTGAAAGAGCCTCCCTCCGCATTCCGCCTGCAAGCCCTGTGCTACCGGCTCCGGAAGGCGTGGAGGAGGAGGACCCTTgccccaggagctggctggctggctgtgctgctggagctgcgTGCAGAGCTGATCCCGGGTGCTCTGCACACTGACACCACCCGAGCAGCGGGACCTGCCCCGTTGCCAGCAGCCCGGGGCCCCGCAAGACACACCACACCCTGCGTCGTGGCCCCAAGGCGCCAGCTGCGCTGCCGGGCTGCGAAACCAAGAGGAAAGGTGAAGGAAAGCttttgcctgccctgccctctccAGGGACATCCCGGCCTGGACAGGTGCCCGCTCTCTGCAGCGCTCCCATTTCACGGGAAGGGGCGGCTGGGCCACGAAGCCTGA